One genomic region from Euzebya tangerina encodes:
- the tmk gene encoding dTMP kinase — MPSDPASFIRRKGPNAPARVASSGRSAYFELLRNRNFRFWFASSFTSSVGDWMGFVALTALMTQLFENSSSQLFAVGGLLMIRLLPSAMFGPIAGVIADRYDRRKVLVFTDMARAVVYFMIVFAGDVLAIFALTFIVECISLLFLAAKDASLPQVVPDKEHLTEANQLNLLCSYGTLPLGAVSTSIMIAVAGVVGGFVSFEVDPLRLALLLDSISFVLSGLLLFQVTLPGEAERRQRREDAAEDGPGILDELREGLDFIRGFPLLRALITGIVGVFFGAGVVIGLGPVFMVSDLGQPSANWSILLSAVGGGLVVGIAVLIPVFRRFVQEEVFPIMLASVGILAVATALSVNFTMALVIGSLLGAAAGVAVVQGYTLLQSYTEDATRARTFSLFYVLTRISLFAALGISPFVAGAIGSIGVATGLGVVSVSGTRLTLVVGGLIGLYFGLRTRTAIKQAMTREDSPLKIGGAVIESDPALAEGLFISFEGGEGAGKSTQIRKLAAALEDEGRDVVVTREPGGAPLAERIRELVLDPLTTDMNDRTEALLIAAARADHVESTIRPALEEGKVVLCDRFIDSSLAYQGHARGLGVDDVGEVNRWAIDGVAPDVVVLLRLDPEEGMARVERRAAERAAEEAEERGGNVVPFREQGIDRLERAGREFHREVAKGYLKLARSGGERWLVVDATADADVVHAQVRAGLHRWLPLPDEPAVAVAPEDEPDVTAEDVAASDADAG, encoded by the coding sequence ATGCCCAGTGATCCCGCCAGCTTCATCCGCCGGAAGGGCCCGAACGCGCCGGCCAGGGTCGCCTCCTCGGGGAGGTCGGCCTACTTCGAGTTGCTCCGGAACCGCAACTTCCGGTTCTGGTTCGCCTCCTCCTTCACCTCCTCCGTCGGCGACTGGATGGGCTTCGTCGCGCTGACGGCGCTCATGACCCAGCTGTTCGAGAACTCCTCCTCACAGCTGTTCGCCGTCGGCGGTCTGCTGATGATCCGGCTGCTGCCCTCGGCCATGTTCGGGCCGATCGCCGGTGTGATCGCCGACCGGTACGACCGCCGCAAGGTCCTGGTCTTCACCGACATGGCCCGCGCCGTCGTCTACTTCATGATCGTCTTCGCGGGCGACGTGCTAGCGATCTTCGCCCTGACCTTCATCGTCGAGTGCATCTCGCTGCTCTTCCTCGCCGCCAAGGACGCCTCCCTCCCCCAGGTGGTCCCGGACAAGGAGCACCTGACCGAGGCCAACCAGCTCAACCTGCTGTGCAGCTACGGAACCCTCCCGCTGGGCGCGGTCTCCACCTCGATCATGATCGCCGTCGCGGGGGTCGTCGGAGGGTTCGTGTCCTTCGAGGTCGACCCGCTGCGCCTGGCGCTGCTGCTGGACTCGATCTCCTTCGTCCTCTCCGGCCTGCTGCTGTTCCAGGTCACCCTGCCGGGGGAGGCGGAGCGACGGCAGCGGCGGGAGGACGCCGCCGAGGACGGCCCGGGCATCCTCGACGAACTCCGCGAGGGTCTTGACTTCATCCGCGGCTTCCCGCTCCTGCGCGCCCTCATCACGGGCATCGTCGGGGTCTTCTTCGGCGCCGGTGTCGTGATCGGCCTGGGACCCGTGTTCATGGTCAGCGACCTGGGTCAGCCGTCGGCCAACTGGTCCATCCTCCTCAGCGCCGTCGGCGGCGGGCTGGTCGTCGGCATCGCCGTGCTCATTCCGGTCTTCCGACGGTTCGTCCAGGAAGAGGTCTTCCCGATCATGCTGGCGTCGGTCGGCATCCTCGCGGTCGCCACGGCCCTGTCCGTCAACTTCACGATGGCGCTGGTCATCGGCAGCCTGCTGGGCGCTGCGGCCGGGGTCGCCGTCGTCCAGGGCTACACGCTGCTGCAGTCCTACACCGAGGATGCCACCCGCGCCCGCACCTTCTCGCTCTTCTACGTCCTCACGCGGATCAGCCTGTTCGCTGCGCTCGGCATCAGCCCGTTCGTCGCGGGGGCGATCGGCTCGATCGGGGTGGCCACCGGACTGGGTGTGGTCAGCGTCAGCGGAACCCGCCTGACGTTGGTGGTCGGCGGCCTGATCGGGCTGTACTTCGGGTTGCGGACCCGGACGGCGATCAAGCAGGCGATGACCCGCGAGGACTCGCCGCTGAAGATCGGCGGCGCCGTCATCGAGAGCGACCCGGCGCTGGCCGAGGGGCTGTTCATCAGCTTCGAAGGGGGCGAGGGCGCCGGCAAGTCAACCCAGATCCGCAAGCTGGCCGCTGCGCTGGAGGATGAGGGCCGCGACGTGGTGGTCACCCGCGAGCCCGGTGGTGCGCCGCTGGCCGAGCGGATCCGCGAGCTGGTCCTGGATCCACTCACCACGGACATGAACGATCGGACCGAGGCGCTGCTGATCGCCGCCGCCCGGGCCGACCACGTCGAGTCGACCATCCGCCCGGCGCTGGAGGAGGGGAAGGTTGTCCTGTGCGACCGCTTCATCGACTCCTCGCTGGCCTACCAGGGGCACGCGCGCGGCCTCGGCGTCGATGACGTGGGCGAGGTCAATCGCTGGGCCATCGACGGCGTGGCCCCCGACGTGGTGGTCCTGCTGCGGCTGGACCCCGAGGAGGGCATGGCCCGGGTCGAGCGCCGTGCTGCCGAGCGAGCCGCCGAGGAGGCCGAGGAGCGCGGCGGCAACGTCGTCCCCTTCCGCGAACAGGGCATCGACCGCCTGGAGCGGGCCGGCCGCGAGTTCCACCGCGAGGTGGCCAAGGGCTACCTGAAGCTGGCTCGGTCGGGTGGGGAGCGCTGGCTGGTCGTCGATGCCACGGCCGATGCTGACGTCGTCCACGCTCAGGTGCGCGCCGGGCTCCACCGCTGGCTGCCGCTGCCCGACGAGCCAGCCGTCGCGGTGGCCCCGGAGGACGAGCCCGATGTGACCGCCGAGGACGTGGCGGCCTCAGACGCCGACGCCGGCTGA
- a CDS encoding TetR/AcrR family transcriptional regulator, with the protein MRDVQRAALPLFRADGFDAVTVEQIASEVGTAASTVYRHFGSKEQIVLWDEHDIAIDEALAGRLGRQPPLSAIRDVFVETLAGRYDEDLAFQLARIQFIYATPQVHGAAVEQDLRNRHALAEGLRGVLPTADRPAADLMAGCALLALDLAIEAWQAADAETPLADLILARFETLTQLERFA; encoded by the coding sequence ATGCGCGATGTGCAGCGTGCCGCGCTGCCGCTGTTCCGTGCGGACGGCTTCGATGCCGTCACCGTCGAGCAGATCGCGAGCGAGGTGGGGACGGCAGCCTCGACGGTCTATCGGCACTTCGGGTCCAAGGAGCAGATCGTGCTGTGGGACGAGCACGACATCGCGATCGATGAGGCGCTGGCAGGGCGACTGGGGCGCCAGCCGCCGCTCTCGGCAATCCGAGACGTGTTCGTCGAGACCTTGGCCGGGCGATACGACGAGGATCTGGCGTTTCAGCTGGCGCGGATCCAGTTCATCTACGCCACGCCGCAGGTCCACGGCGCCGCAGTGGAGCAGGACCTGCGGAACCGTCACGCGCTGGCGGAGGGGCTCCGTGGCGTCCTGCCAACGGCCGATCGGCCCGCGGCGGATCTGATGGCCGGCTGCGCGCTGCTGGCGTTGGACCTGGCCATCGAGGCCTGGCAGGCGGCGGATGCCGAGACGCCTCTCGCCGACCTCATCCTGGCCCGGTTCGAGACCCTGACGCAGCTGGAGCGGTTCGCCTGA
- a CDS encoding DUF418 domain-containing protein, whose protein sequence is MPTIAQSLRASVRPRPDGRQPLVDALRGLALLGILLVNVEYILQSVDLGWAGFDSPTDQIVRGLIVALGQTKIFPIFALLFGYGFTIQQSRTDDAVLRQRYRRRMLGLAGLGVVHGIVFFPGDILLIYGLIGWLAFALRTWSAGRLVRCAAWVYGVAAGLWLVVGLVDLVAYTPLPAPTQQVLTTLAAGTITQVVAQHAAVWAETQLVLLLIQGPAVFAFYLIGMAVGRGDLFAAPHRHVVLFRQVIRSLGLPALVVSIVGATATIIGGRLDAIGFALGFLAAPAMAGTYLALAGLIWVRRVGRVLDLARTAGRASLSVYLAESVVATTVSYGYGLGRFGAGPAEGVLWAIGIWLVLAVATRWWLGRFRNGPLEWALRTLTYATPQPLRRPG, encoded by the coding sequence ATGCCCACGATCGCCCAGTCTCTCCGCGCCTCCGTCCGGCCCCGCCCTGACGGCCGACAGCCGCTGGTGGATGCGCTCCGCGGCTTGGCCCTCCTCGGGATCCTGCTGGTCAACGTCGAGTACATCCTCCAGAGCGTCGACCTGGGGTGGGCCGGCTTCGACAGTCCCACCGACCAGATCGTGCGTGGCCTGATCGTGGCGCTCGGCCAGACCAAGATCTTCCCGATCTTCGCCCTGCTCTTCGGCTACGGCTTCACCATCCAGCAGTCCCGCACGGACGATGCGGTCCTCCGGCAGCGGTATCGCCGCCGCATGCTGGGTCTGGCCGGACTGGGAGTGGTCCACGGGATCGTGTTCTTCCCCGGCGACATCCTGCTGATCTACGGCCTCATCGGCTGGCTCGCCTTCGCCCTGCGCACCTGGTCCGCGGGCCGACTCGTCCGTTGCGCGGCGTGGGTCTACGGCGTCGCCGCGGGCCTCTGGCTGGTGGTGGGACTGGTCGACTTGGTCGCCTACACGCCGCTGCCCGCACCGACGCAGCAAGTACTGACAACCCTGGCAGCGGGCACCATCACCCAGGTGGTGGCGCAGCACGCCGCGGTGTGGGCCGAGACGCAACTGGTCCTCCTCCTCATCCAGGGCCCAGCCGTGTTCGCCTTCTACCTGATCGGCATGGCCGTCGGACGTGGTGACCTCTTCGCCGCCCCACACCGACACGTCGTCCTGTTCCGTCAGGTCATCCGGAGTCTGGGCTTGCCAGCTCTGGTCGTTTCGATCGTCGGCGCCACCGCCACCATCATCGGCGGGCGACTGGACGCGATCGGGTTCGCCCTGGGCTTCCTGGCTGCCCCTGCCATGGCCGGCACCTACCTGGCTCTGGCGGGCCTGATCTGGGTCCGTCGTGTCGGGCGGGTGCTCGACCTGGCCAGGACGGCCGGGCGCGCCTCCCTGTCGGTCTACCTCGCTGAGTCGGTCGTCGCGACCACCGTGAGCTACGGCTACGGGCTGGGCCGGTTCGGCGCGGGCCCGGCCGAGGGGGTTCTGTGGGCCATCGGCATCTGGCTGGTGCTGGCCGTCGCGACGCGGTGGTGGCTGGGCCGGTTCCGCAACGGGCCGCTCGAGTGGGCCCTCCGAACGCTCACCTACGCCACGCCGCAGCCGCTGCGTCGTCCCGGATGA
- a CDS encoding rhodanese-like domain-containing protein: MGSSVDRMLHEARSRLDRVTAVEAVSRRSEGAVLLDVRTDDQIARDGELPGAYRITLNVLEWRVATDSPHRIPTLPGDLGAELIVICAEGYSSSLAAARLQDLGFDRATDVIDGVVGWQMAGLPLERPVRDPAVTASRLVASP; the protein is encoded by the coding sequence GTGGGATCATCGGTCGATCGGATGCTGCACGAGGCGCGGTCGCGCTTGGACCGCGTGACGGCCGTCGAGGCCGTGTCACGCCGCTCGGAGGGCGCCGTGCTGCTCGATGTGCGGACCGATGACCAGATCGCCCGAGATGGCGAGTTGCCCGGCGCGTACCGCATCACGCTGAACGTGCTGGAGTGGCGGGTCGCGACTGACTCGCCGCACCGGATTCCAACCCTCCCGGGCGATCTGGGCGCCGAGCTGATCGTGATCTGTGCCGAGGGGTACTCCTCGTCGCTGGCGGCCGCCCGACTGCAGGACCTGGGCTTCGACCGGGCCACCGACGTCATCGACGGCGTCGTGGGTTGGCAGATGGCCGGCCTCCCGCTGGAGCGGCCCGTCAGGGACCCTGCCGTCACGGCCAGCCGCCTCGTCGCCAGCCCCTGA
- a CDS encoding TIM barrel protein, which yields MRLGGHLPSRDVLTTADSLGVDVVQLHLTSPRVWAHPRPRADAEELRDSNRVAAVHAPYLINPASPDPVVRERSLGLMNATIAQAARCGAGGVVVHAGSAGPKGTIEQAIERWLDVWPLLDTALPILIENTASGTSSPGRHLDSITRLFAALRTVEGPPLGACLDTAHAWAGDPTCAEDPFGWAEAFRTAAGKVAVAHVNDSAVEAGAGRDRHANLAEGTMGLHTLQALIRGAAPQACLLETPGYDDRRRRDLEILRFLVR from the coding sequence ATGCGACTTGGCGGACACCTCCCCTCCCGTGACGTCCTGACCACCGCCGATTCGCTCGGAGTCGACGTCGTCCAGCTGCACCTGACCTCGCCCCGGGTGTGGGCGCACCCGCGGCCTCGCGCCGACGCCGAGGAGCTGCGCGACAGCAACCGGGTCGCGGCGGTCCACGCGCCGTACCTCATCAACCCGGCGTCGCCCGATCCGGTTGTCCGGGAGCGCTCACTCGGGCTGATGAACGCCACCATCGCCCAGGCGGCGCGCTGCGGAGCCGGCGGGGTTGTCGTGCACGCCGGGTCAGCCGGGCCGAAGGGCACCATCGAGCAGGCCATCGAACGCTGGCTGGATGTCTGGCCGCTGCTCGACACGGCCCTGCCGATCCTGATCGAGAACACCGCCTCGGGGACGTCCTCGCCCGGCCGGCATCTTGACAGCATCACGCGTCTCTTCGCGGCCCTGCGGACGGTGGAGGGCCCGCCGCTCGGGGCATGCCTGGACACCGCCCACGCCTGGGCGGGCGATCCGACCTGTGCCGAGGATCCGTTCGGCTGGGCGGAGGCATTCCGGACGGCCGCGGGCAAGGTGGCCGTCGCGCACGTCAACGACTCGGCCGTGGAGGCCGGGGCCGGTCGTGACCGGCACGCCAACCTGGCGGAGGGGACGATGGGTCTGCACACCCTCCAAGCCCTCATCCGTGGCGCCGCACCGCAGGCGTGTCTGCTGGAGACCCCCGGCTACGACGACCGACGACGCCGGGACCTCGAGATCCTCCGGTTCCTCGTCAGGTGA
- a CDS encoding fatty acyl-CoA synthetase — MPPDVTRLVASARSHGIAQSIRRTAEVHGEDVAIRFAERTWTYAQLVAAVDALAAAWQQAGLEPGDKVAFLGRNSDRYAIAWLATQAAGLIHVPINFMLSATEVAYVLGHSGAAIAYADLQLAHTLKEAARLTDQDVALGLIDGDVESDGVVSLPAALTGDGVPCAVDGQQPVGQIAYTSGTESRPKGAMLAVEGQMDQYWACIVECHFERTDRVLHALPLYHCAQTHCFLTPYLMLGATNLVLDGADPGVLLDTIEAEGISSLFCPPTVWIELLRHPDFDPSRMATVTKGYYGASIMPVEVVRELSELLPGLRLWNLYGQTELGPLATVLQPEDQLRKAGSAGTPVLTVQTRVVDEAMADVAVGEIGEIVHRSRQVTLGYLDDPERTAAAFEGGWFHSGDLATMDADGYITVVDRKKDMINSGGENVSSREVEEALYAHPAIAEAAVIGVPDDKWIEAVTAVVVPRDGATVDVEEVLRFVGENGLARFKQPKSIHVADELPKNPSGKILKRELRERIGSG, encoded by the coding sequence ATGCCACCCGACGTCACTCGTCTCGTCGCCTCGGCCCGCTCGCATGGCATCGCCCAGTCGATCCGGCGGACCGCGGAGGTCCACGGCGAGGACGTCGCGATCCGGTTCGCCGAGCGGACCTGGACCTACGCCCAGCTGGTGGCCGCCGTTGACGCCCTCGCAGCCGCGTGGCAGCAGGCGGGCCTGGAGCCCGGTGACAAGGTCGCCTTCCTGGGCCGCAACTCCGACCGCTACGCCATCGCCTGGCTGGCCACGCAGGCCGCCGGGCTGATCCACGTCCCGATCAACTTCATGCTGAGCGCCACCGAGGTCGCCTACGTCCTGGGGCACTCCGGCGCCGCCATTGCCTACGCTGACCTGCAGCTGGCCCACACGCTGAAAGAGGCGGCACGGCTGACCGACCAGGACGTGGCCCTCGGGCTCATCGACGGGGACGTCGAGTCCGATGGGGTGGTGTCGCTGCCGGCGGCGCTGACCGGTGACGGCGTCCCCTGTGCCGTGGATGGCCAGCAGCCCGTGGGGCAGATCGCCTACACCTCCGGCACCGAGTCCCGGCCCAAGGGCGCGATGCTGGCCGTCGAGGGACAGATGGACCAGTACTGGGCCTGCATCGTCGAGTGCCACTTCGAGCGGACCGACCGGGTCCTGCACGCCCTGCCCCTGTACCACTGCGCCCAGACCCACTGCTTCCTCACGCCGTACCTGATGCTCGGTGCGACGAACCTGGTCCTCGACGGCGCCGACCCGGGGGTCCTGCTCGACACCATCGAGGCGGAGGGGATCAGCTCGCTGTTCTGCCCGCCGACCGTCTGGATCGAGTTGCTCCGCCACCCGGACTTCGACCCCTCCCGGATGGCCACCGTGACCAAGGGCTACTACGGCGCCTCGATCATGCCGGTCGAGGTGGTGCGGGAGCTCAGCGAGCTGCTTCCCGGCCTTCGGCTGTGGAACCTGTACGGCCAGACCGAGCTCGGTCCGCTGGCGACGGTGTTGCAGCCCGAGGACCAGCTGCGCAAGGCCGGATCTGCCGGCACGCCGGTCCTGACCGTGCAGACCCGGGTGGTGGATGAGGCCATGGCCGATGTGGCAGTCGGGGAGATCGGCGAGATCGTCCACCGCTCCCGGCAGGTCACCCTGGGCTACCTGGATGACCCTGAACGGACGGCGGCGGCCTTCGAGGGCGGCTGGTTCCACTCCGGCGACCTCGCCACGATGGACGCCGACGGCTACATCACCGTGGTCGACCGGAAGAAGGACATGATCAACTCCGGCGGGGAGAACGTCAGCTCGCGGGAGGTGGAGGAGGCGCTCTACGCCCACCCCGCCATCGCGGAGGCAGCCGTCATCGGCGTGCCCGACGACAAGTGGATCGAGGCGGTCACCGCCGTGGTGGTCCCCCGCGACGGCGCGACCGTCGACGTCGAAGAGGTCCTGCGGTTCGTCGGCGAGAACGGCCTCGCCCGGTTCAAGCAGCCGAAGTCGATCCACGTGGCCGACGAGCTGCCGAAGAATCCCAGCGGCAAGATCCTGAAGCGCGAGCTTCGGGAGCGGATCGGCTCCGGGTGA
- a CDS encoding AAA family ATPase: MEKPDWLFDRAQEWTALTAFADRGRPGLGVVRGRRRQGKSVLLRALSGQGGFFYHQALQGVAAEQRRDIAVSYARHHGGPVPAFDRWEDVIMSLLSVPSGLAIIDEVPYLTQASSELESVVQRAIDQAGPTGGSLILCGSAVTLMNGLLRGSAPLRGRAQMEVDVSSFDFRTAAAFSGLSPEVAFPVHAVVGGVPGYAVELLDQTFPEGAADVDRWLLEVAASPTRPLIHEARALLELEAGVRDPGVYHATLGAIAAGRTRTSEIASRLGRSSDQVSHALRTLADLGLVEAVQDLRRNGRPRWRIADPLLGFYSAVLRPNWAAVEQGDTDRLAAQALNAWRSQVLGPHWESLARSWTTTWAGPDTLGGSPDRVGMTVVNDPPNRTSHELDVVASREGRVLAIGEAKLRTMTDEDLGRLRAIRDLLPGAEQAKLLLFSASGFDRGLSASEAELVDLPRLYGGS; the protein is encoded by the coding sequence GTGGAGAAACCTGACTGGCTCTTCGATCGCGCCCAGGAGTGGACCGCGCTCACGGCATTTGCCGACCGTGGCCGACCAGGTCTGGGTGTCGTCCGGGGCCGGCGGCGACAGGGCAAGTCCGTCCTGCTACGCGCGCTCTCGGGACAAGGCGGCTTCTTCTACCACCAGGCCCTCCAGGGCGTTGCGGCAGAACAGCGCCGCGACATCGCCGTCAGCTACGCCCGCCACCACGGCGGACCAGTACCGGCCTTCGACCGCTGGGAGGACGTCATCATGTCACTGCTCTCGGTTCCATCCGGGCTGGCGATCATCGATGAAGTCCCCTACCTCACACAGGCATCATCGGAGCTCGAGTCGGTCGTGCAGCGGGCGATCGATCAGGCCGGTCCCACTGGGGGCTCGCTGATCCTGTGCGGCTCCGCCGTGACCTTGATGAACGGTCTGCTACGAGGTTCAGCGCCGCTCCGAGGCCGCGCACAGATGGAGGTCGACGTCTCGTCGTTCGATTTCCGCACCGCTGCTGCGTTCTCGGGTCTCTCGCCGGAGGTGGCCTTCCCCGTCCACGCCGTGGTCGGCGGTGTCCCTGGCTACGCCGTCGAGTTGCTCGACCAGACCTTTCCGGAGGGTGCTGCGGATGTGGACCGGTGGCTGCTCGAGGTGGCCGCCTCGCCCACGCGACCGCTCATCCATGAAGCCAGGGCCCTGCTCGAGTTGGAGGCCGGTGTTCGTGACCCGGGGGTCTACCACGCAACGCTCGGCGCCATTGCTGCGGGCCGGACCAGGACGAGCGAGATCGCCTCGCGGCTGGGCCGGAGCAGCGATCAGGTGTCGCACGCACTACGGACGCTCGCGGACCTCGGGCTGGTGGAAGCGGTGCAGGACCTGCGTCGCAACGGCCGGCCCAGGTGGCGCATCGCCGACCCGTTGCTGGGTTTCTACAGCGCGGTGCTCCGGCCGAACTGGGCTGCGGTGGAGCAGGGTGACACCGACCGGCTGGCAGCTCAGGCACTGAACGCGTGGCGATCGCAGGTGCTCGGGCCGCACTGGGAGTCGCTGGCGCGCTCGTGGACGACGACCTGGGCAGGGCCGGACACGCTGGGCGGCAGCCCGGACCGGGTCGGCATGACCGTCGTCAACGACCCGCCGAACCGGACCTCCCATGAGTTGGACGTCGTCGCCAGCCGGGAGGGGAGGGTGCTTGCCATCGGAGAGGCCAAGCTGCGAACCATGACCGACGAGGACCTGGGCCGACTCCGGGCGATCCGTGATCTGCTGCCCGGTGCGGAGCAGGCCAAGCTGCTGCTCTTCTCCGCGTCCGGCTTCGATCGGGGCCTGTCGGCGTCCGAGGCCGAGCTGGTGGATCTGCCGCGGCTGTACGGCGGGAGCTGA
- a CDS encoding MoaD/ThiS family protein, producing MTAIRVVLPHHLRTLAGVDREITVEVEEPTIGGVLGAVEHAHPELRGTFRDHGTLKRRPFMRWFACEEDLSHEPLETRLPADVAEGRDVFRILGAIAGG from the coding sequence GTGACGGCCATCCGGGTGGTCCTCCCCCATCACCTCCGCACCCTTGCCGGCGTGGACCGCGAGATCACGGTGGAGGTGGAGGAGCCGACCATCGGCGGGGTCCTGGGCGCCGTCGAGCACGCTCACCCGGAACTGCGCGGGACCTTCCGGGATCACGGGACCCTGAAGCGGCGACCGTTCATGCGGTGGTTCGCCTGCGAGGAGGACCTCTCCCACGAGCCGCTGGAGACCCGGCTGCCGGCCGACGTCGCCGAGGGCCGCGACGTCTTCCGGATCCTCGGGGCCATCGCCGGCGGCTGA